CTGCTACAATCAACAAATAACTGCTAAGAAATAAATACGTATTAAACGGAATATCTTTAATTATAAATTGTTCCAGCGAGGCAATCCAATTGATTATTTTGTTCATATACAAAATACTCCATTCTAATATTTTTGAAAGGAAAACAGGCGTAGAATCTAATGCTGCTAAAATCATCACCAAAACCCCAAAAATCATTATGATACTCAGTAGCGGTATGATGATCAAATTAGTTACAAAGAACAATCCCGGAAATTGATGAAAGTAATACAAACTCAAAGGGAAAGTACCTATTTGTGCTGCAAAAGAAACGGTGAGAATATCCCAAATGTACCTTGCAATTTTGTTTTTTGGTATCCAAAGAGAAGCTAAAAGAGGCTGCAGCCAAATAATAAAGAACAACGCAATATAACTCAATTGAAAACCCACATCAAATAAAAACGAAGGTTGTACCAATAAAATCAGCAATATAGAAATCAATAAAGTATGGTAGATATTCACGCTTCTGCGCAAATGGGTTCCAATGGCCACAAAGGAAAACATAGTGACGGAGCGAACTACAGATGGCGCCAAACCGGCTAATATTCCAAATAAGGATAATGAAAGTAAAATGATGATTAGTTTGAGTAAAGAACCGTTTCGGGTATTGGGAAATGGCTTCAGAATGAAAGTAATAAAGAGTAAAATAAACCCGATGTGTAAACCTGAAACTGATAAAATATGTACCGCTCCCGCATATTGATAATCCCGAATGATTTCTGGAGAAATATCTTGTTGTTGCCCGAGAATTAAGGCAATTGCTACGTTTAATTCTGTTTTGTTGAAGTCATTTTTTTCTAAATTAGAGATGATTTTTGTTCGTAATTTGGAGGTATAATACCAAATATTCTTTTCAATAACAGGATTTATAGCAATCTCGTCAACATCAGCGTACAACTGTGCATAGATTTGTTTGTTCTCTAAATATTTTCCGTAATCAAATTGGTTTGGGTTTTTTGGAGCGCTATTTTTATACAAAACACCTTTGATTTGCAATTGATTTCCAATTTCAAAGGTGTGATTTAAACTGTCTTTTCGAATATTCAGGATAATTCTGCCGGATCGTTCGTGTTTATCAATGCGATTCACAAGAGCAATATAGCGTTCGTTGAATGGTGTGGTTTTTAATTTTTCTCTCAATGTTATGGTAATCAAATGATTTTTCTCAAAAATCGTTTGATGATGTACATAATTACTTTTTTGATAAAAATCGGTATGAACAATTTGGGTGCTAACACCAATCGCAAATGAAAGTAAATAGGTCGTAATACCAAAATAGATTGTTCTACTGAATTTTTTTCGCAATAAAAAGTAGGCTGTACAAAATGTACAGATAGTGATACCAAGAAAAACAAAAGCAAATTCGGGATTAGGTTTCAAGTAAAACGCTAGCAGAATGCCCAAGACAAAAACTATTGTGATTCTCGCTAAAGGAAATTGTAACACTTTCATGTTACTAAAGTACAAAATTTTAGTAAGAAATAACTTTGTTCTTTGTAGGAGGTTTTTTGTGCTACAAAAAATAAATTACTTCAAATCTGCAACAATTAACTTAGCTGTTTTCTCACTGGCGCCAATGCCGCCCAGTTTTTCTTCCAATAAGTCGTAATTAGCCAATAGTTTTTTACGGTGATTAGGCTCCAGGATTTTTTTTAATTCTTGACGAATGCGTTTTGTAGTGCAATCTTCTTGAATTAATTCGATGACCACTTCTTCATCCATAATCAGGTTTACTAATGAAATGTATTTTAGTGTAATAATGCGTTTTGCTATTTGATACGAGGCCCAACTGCCTTTATAACAAACTACTTCGGGTACTTTGAAAAGAGCGGTTTCGAGTGTTGCAGTTCCGGATGTGACTAATGCTGCAGTAGCGTTGCTTAATAAATCGTAGGTTTTATTAGAAATGAATTTTATATTTTCATTAGAAATAAAACGTTCGTAAAAGGAGAAATCTTGACTTGGAGCGCCAGCAATTACAAACTGATATTCCGGAAAATCTTTTACAACACTCAGCATAACGGATAACATTTTGGTGATTTCCTGTTTTCGGCTGCCGGGTAAAATGGCAATTATAGGTTTTTCGTTCAATTGATTTTCGCTTCTAAAAACGATTCCATCGATGGTCGGTTGGTTGTGAATGGCATCAATTAAAGGGTGCCCGACAAATGAAACGGGATAATGATGTTTGTCTTCATAAAAGCTTTTTTCGAAAGGAAGAATCACATACATTTTATCTACATCGCGTTTGATATCGGTAATTCGGCTTTCTTTCCAAGCCCAAATTTGAGGGGAAATGTAATAATGTGTTTTCATTCCCAATTCTTTCGCCCATTTTGCAATACGTAAATTAAAGCCGGGGTAATCAATAAAAACCAGAACATCAGGTTTAAATTCCAGGATGTCTTTTTTACATATTTTGATATTATTCAAAATGGTTTTTAAATTAAAAATCACTTCAATAAATCCCATGAAAGCCAATTCGCGATAATGTTTTACTAATTTGCCACCAACATTTTGCATCAAATCACCTCCCCAAAACCGAATGTCAGCTGATGGATCTTCCTTGTATAATGCCTTCATCAAATTAGATCCATGTAAATCACCGGATGCTTCACCTGCTATAATATAGTATTTCATTTTTCTTTTCTTTAGAACCTTCTGCTGCATTTAAATGTAAAAATAATTACATTTCTTATATAAACAAAGTGATAATCGTAAGTACAATAACTGCTAAAACAACGCCTCTTGCCATTAGTTCTTTATTGCGTTTGAGTAAAACAGCAAAAATAATTAAATCAAGAATGGCACCTAAAGTTATTATTTTGCCAAGATGTCCTTGTGCTTTCATTGTTTGTATTCCAGTTATAAAATCATAGTTGGTAAATCCGGTAATGAAAATAAAACTACCCAAAATACAACCCAAAATCCCGATGGTAAAACCCAATATTAAATCTGTTTTATTCATTCCATTTCCAGGTATTAAGTTGTTGCATGCTGTGATGTGCGGTTAAATCAAATTGCACTGGGACTATCGAAATATAATCATTTTCCAATGCCCATTCGTCTGTATCTTCGCCTTTATCTTGATTGACGAATTCTCCTGCAAGCCAATAATAATCTTTTCCTTGAGGTGTTTTTCTTTTGTCAAATTTCTCTACCCACATCGCTTTTGCCTGGCGGCAAACTTTTATTCCTTTGATCTCTTCTTTCTTTAGTTTAGGGAAATTTACATTCAAAAGAACGCCTTCCGGCAAGCCGTTTGTCAGGACTTCAAGACATATTTTTCTAATGAAAGATTTAATGGGTTCAAAATCGGCATTCCAATCGTAATCTAATAATGAAAAACCAATTGCTGGAATTCCTTCAATTCCTGCTTCAACAGCAGCACTCATTGTTCCGGAATAAATCACATTTATAGAGGAATTTGATCCGTGATTAATACCAGAAACACACAAGTCTGGTTTTCGTTTCAGGATTTCATTTACGGCCAGTTTGACACAATCTACTGGCGTTCCAGAGCAGCTGTATTCAGTAATAGCATCGTTTTCTTTTGAAATTTTATTCAGATACAAAGTGCTGTTTATCGTAATGGCATGTCCCATGGCACTTTGTGGTTTGTCAGGTGCTACAACTACGACGTCGCCAATTTCTGCCATAACAGCAATAAGTGCTCTGACTCCCGGAGCCGAAATCCCATCGTCATTGGTAACTAATAGTAAAGGGCGAACTTGTTTCATTATTTTTATTTTCAAAAAGATTGGTATTCTATGAATTTATTGGCAAATGTAACGACTCAAAAGAGTAATTTTCAGACAAAGAAAACAAATTTATCAACTACAAACATTAATGTTAGGACAAAAAGAACAATTTTATATCTTTAACAAAAAATTATGCAGAGCCTATAATTGTTGGCATAGTTTTTACCGTAATTTAGATTAAAAAATTGATGAATACTATTATTGACTATATGAAAAGAAATTATAAAATACTTCTGGCTGTTGTATGCCTCTCGGTAACCTTGTTTGCATTCAAAATGAATTCAGGGAATGAAAACGACGCAGATCCTGATAAAGACAAATTACTTTTGGAGTTATTGACTTTTGTTTTAGAAAAAGGACATTATAGTCCTGCGGTTATTGATGATGCTTTTTCTAAAGGAGTTTACAAAGATTTTATTCAGGCATTAGATCCTTCAAAACGATTTTTTCTACAATCGGATATTGATGAATTTGCAAAGTATGAAACCGATTTAGATGATCAATTAATCAATAAAGATTTGACTTTCTTTAATCTTGCATATGATAGATTGATGCAGAGAATGGAAGAAGGAAAATTGATTTACAAATCAGTTTTGAGCAAACCATTTGATTACACTATTGACGAAAGTTTCAATACGGATTATGAAAAAGCGCCTTATGCAAAAACTTCAGCCGAACTAAAAGATAAATGGCGTAAACAGATTAAATTATCTACACTTTCTTCATTGGTAGACCGCATGGAAATGCAAGATAATAAGAATAAAACCGGGGTTGACAAATCGGTAAAAGAACCTGTTGTACAAGTAAAAGAAGGGGAACAATTTGACCAGAGTTATTATGATAAAACTAAAAATACAGCTGTTGAAACCGGTAAAACTAAAACTTTTGTAGAATTAGAAAAAGAAACCAGAGAAAGTTCTGCTAAATCATTGGATGAGTATTTTGGTTTTATAAAAGATTTAGATCGAAATGATTGGTTTTCGGTGTATATCAATTCAATTACTGCTCGTTTTGATCCGCATACAAACTATTTAGCTCCCGAAGAAAAAGAGCGTTTTGATGTGAGTATCAGCGGAAAACTGGAAGGAATCGGGGCGCGTCTTCAAAAGAAAAATGATTATACTGAAATTTCAGAATTGATTTCCGGAGGGCCGGCTTGGAGAGGAAAACAATTAGAATCGGGTGATTTGATTATGAAAGTGGCTCAAGGCGACAAAGAACCGGTTGATGTTGTTGGAATGCGTTTAGACGATGTGGTTAAAAAAATTAAGGGACCAAAAGGTACTGAAGTTCGTCTTACTGTAAAAAAAGTAGACGGAACTATAACGGTGATTTCTATTATAAGAGACATCGTTGAAATTGAAGAAACGTATGCAAAATCAAGCATTGTTAATAAAAACGGATTAAAGTACGGCGTGATTTATTTGCCTAAATTTTATATCGATTTTGAAAATAAAGATGGAAGAGATGCCGGAAAAGACATTGCTATTGAAGTTGACAGATTGAAAAAAGCAGGTGTGAACGGAATTGTACTTGATGTTCGTGATGATGGTGGAGGATCTTTATCGACTGTGGTAGATATTGCCGGTTTATTTATTGAAGACGGACCAATTGTACAAATCAAGTCAGCCGGTAAAAATAAAGAAGTTTTATATGACAGAGATAAAAAAATCGAATGGGACGGACCGTTAGTGATAATGGTTAATAGTTTTTCTGCTTCGGCTTCAGAGATTTTAGCGGCAGCGATTCAGGATTACAAAAGAGGAATCATTATCGGAAGTAAACAAACGTATGGTAAAGGAACGGTTCAAAACGTAATTGACTTGAATCAATTTGTGCGCAGTAGTTCTGTGGGCGATTTAGGTGCTTTAAAAACTACGACTCAAAAATTTTATAGAATAAACGGTGGTTCAACACAATTAGAAGGTGTAAGCAGTGATATTGTTATGCCGGACCGTTATGCGTATTTGAAAATGGGAGAGCGTGATGTTGAAAATGCAATGCCGTGGGATAAAATTGATCAGGCCGATTATAAGGTTTGGACTAAGAACTCGAATTTTAATCAAGCGATTACCAATAGCAAAAACAGAATTGCTCAAAATCAACAATTTCAATTGGTTGAAGACAACGCAAAATGGATTGATAGCCGAAGTGAAGAGAATGTTTATAGTTTGAATATTGACAAATTTAAATTGGCTCAAACTGAAATTGAAGGAAAAGCAAAAAAATATAAACCAATATTGGATTATAAAAATGAATTGAAATTCACTTCTTTGCCTTCTGAACAAGAAATAATGGCTAAAGATGCTGCTTTAAAAGAAAAAAGAGAACGTTGGCATGAAGCTCTATCAAAAGATATTTATGTGGAAGAAGCACTCAATGTATTGGATGATTTACAAGCGAAAGGGATTGTGAAAAAAGCAATTCCAGTTAAATTTAAAAAAGATAAATTAGCTAAATCATAATTAGTTTTTCTTTAAAAGAATAGAATAACAACAAGCTAAACGCTCCATAAATTCAAATCGAATTTATGGAGCGTTTTTATTTAGAACACATTAATTTGTCTAAAATAAAGTGATTTAGGAAATTAAAAAGGCAATGGTAAAGGTGGATTGATGTGTAGCCCTGATAGCAATGGAAAGCATTTGAAGGCTCGTTTATTAGTTTTTATGTTTTTTCAAAGCGACCAAAGGAAGCTCTTGAGAAAATAATAAAAACTTTAACGAGTCAAAAAACTTGAAATGAATAGCAGGATTTAGCTCTAAAGAAAGGAAGTTAGATAGATTCTACCATTCATTTACTTTATTTGCATCCATTTTTAGGAATATAAAAAGGAGTATTGTAAAACCCCAAAGTCCGGAACCTCCATACGAAAAGAAGGGTAGTGGTACTCCAATCGTTGGAAAAATCCCCACTACCATGGCAATGTTTACAAAGAAATGAATAAATAAAATTCCTGCAACACAATAGCCATATACGCGGCTGAATTTTGTTTTTTGCCTTTCGGCCAAATAGATAACACGAAGAAATAAGCCCACAAATAGCGCAATAACGATTAAAGAGCCGATAAATCCCCATTCTTCGCCAACGGTCGTGAAGATATAATCGGTGTGTTGTTCGGGCACGAAACCGCCTTTGGTTTGTGTTCCTTCCAAAAAGCCTTTTCCAATCCAACCACCGGATCCGATGGCTATTTCAGATTGATTGGTATTGTATCCAATCCCTTTCATGTCTACCGTTTTTCCTAATAAAATATTGAAACGGTCTCTGTGATGTTGTTTGAAAACATTTTCAAATACATAATTTACCGATAAAACAAAGCTGGAAATTAAGACGAAAATGATTCCGCTCAAAACAATATTTCGATCTCCTAATCTGGATTTGAAATGAATGATAACCAATGCTAATAAAGCAATTAGAATCACATACTGAGGTTCTAATAATAGCGTCATGACAAATAAAAGAATCGTAATAAAACCCGTCCATACATACCAAGCAGGAAGACCTTCGCGGTATAAAACAATAATGAAAACACTATAAATCAATGCGCTTCCCGGATCGGGTTGAGGTAATATGAGTAATACGGGCAAAAATACAATAGCCAAAGCTTGAATTTGTCTGTTGACGTCTTTAAGATTGATTTGTGTATCACTTAAGTATTTTGCTAAAGCCAATGCGGTTGCTGCTTTTGCAAATTCTGAAGGTTGTAATGTGAAACTTCCAAAACCATACCAACAACGTTGTCCCGCAATAGTCTTTCCGAACACAAAAAGGCCGGCCAAAGATAATAATGATATTCCAAATATGATGGAGGCATATTTTTCATAGAATTTACCATCGACATAAAGTACGATCAAAATTAACGGAATAGTTAATATGATAAATATAAGCTGCTTGTCCGAAGTTCCTTCCATAGAAGAAAGTGAAGAAGAGTAAATGTTTAACCATCCTAATAGTACCAATACACTATAGATAATGACACATGTCCAGTCAAGATTATTCGTTATGCTTTGGTTTTTCATTTGAAAGAATAGCTTATTGTTGTTTTTGTTTTGTTGTGTCTATTTTTACTTTTCGAATAACAGTTTTGCTTTTCAAAATAGAATCTTGTTTTCTCATTTGTGTTTTTACAGTTTCAGAGAGACCACCGAGTTTAGCATACTCGCCTTGTAAACTTTTATTTAAGATTCTGGTTTCTAAATCGGTTCTGGTGATTTTATGTCTTAAGTATTTTTCAATCATTAAACTCGCAATCGGACCTGCAATTGTAGCTCCAAATCCACCATTTTCTACCATGATAGCGATTGCAATCTTGGGATTATCTTTTGGTGCAAAAGCTACAAATATAGAGTGGTCTTCTAGTTGTGTTCTTTTTCCATCAATTTTAGCGAAATTTTCAGCAGTTCCTGTTTTTCCACAAATATCAATTCCTTCGACTTTCAAATAATAAGCAGTTCCTAGATTATAAACATCAAATAGACCACTAATCATGGGTTTGAAATATTTTTTATCAATGGTAGTGACATGCTTTGTTGTGAACTTCTTGTCAATTTTTTCTCCCTCTATTTTTTTTATGATGTGAGGCGTATAATAATATCCTTCATTAGCAACTGTTGCCATCATATTGGCGAGTTGAATAGGTGTCATTAACACTTCTCCTTGCCCAATAGCATTAGATACAATTGTTGTGCTTCTCCAACCACCATTAGGATAAATACGTTTGTATGTTTTTGAATCTGGAACTTTTCCTTTTTTACCTGTTGGTAAGTCATAGCCCATAAATTGGCCCAGACCAAAACTTTTAACGTGATTACTCCAAACATCTACCGCATAAGCAGGTTTGGCGTATTTATTTATGGTTAACATGTATGCGCTTGCAAAATAAGTATTACAGGAATTATAAATTCCATTATGTAATTGATGTGGTCCAAAGCCGTGACATCCCATAAAACGTCCTCTGGCATAGCTAAATCCGTGATGACACATGAAAGTTGTTTGCTCGTTGACAACTCCTTCTTGTAAAGCAACCAGACCTGTTAATATTTTAAAAGGGGAACCAGGAGGATATTCGGCTAACAATCCACGATCATAAAGCGGTTTAGCAATAGAATCGCGATACAATTCAGTATAATTTTTTGATCTTTTTCGTCCTACTAATATCGAAGGGTCGTAAGAAGGAGCGGTAACAAGTGCTAATATTTCACCTGTTTTAGGTTCAATAGCAACTATTCCACCTCTTTTATTAATCATTAATTCCTCACCATATTTTTGAAGTTCGGCATCAATAGTCAGGTTTATATCTTCTCCTTGTACAGCAATTGTATCGTATTTCCCTTCCTTGAAAGAGCCGATTTCTCGGTTGTATTTGTCTTTTTGAATGTATTTAACGCCTTTTATTCCTCGCAAAATTTCTTCGTAGCTTTCTTCAACCCCTTGTTTTCCTATCAAATCACCACTGTTGTAGTATGGATTTTTTGCCACGAGTTTTTCATTAACTTGAGTGATGAAACCAAAAATGTTGGCGCCAAAATCTACTTCATAATCACGAAGCGAACGCTTTTGAAAATAGAAGCCTTCAAATTTTCTGATTTTTTCCTGAAAAGCGGCAAATTCACTTTTATTTAATTGTGGTAAAAAAACAGAAGGCAATCTTGGGCTGTAGATTTTTGCTTTTTCTATTTTTTTAATAAAATCTTCTTTAGTGATGTTTAATAATTGACAAAATTCTAAAGTATCGGTATTCTTTACTTCACGGGGAATTACCATGATGTCATAAGAAGCCTGATTCGCGACTAATAATTTTCCGTTACGATCATATATATATCCTCTTTCTGGATAATCATATTTTATTTTAATGGCATTATTGTCTGATTTTAATTTGAAGGAATCATTAATAACTTGCAAATAAAATATCCGTATCACGAGCAATGATGCTGCGATGATAATTAAGGAAGGCAGCAAGACTTTTCTCATCTTTTGTTTGGCTTAATAAGATATATTATAATGATACAAATAATAATTGTGAAAACTGTACTCAGTACCGTTCTTAGTAAAATGTCCCAGAAAAAGCTAAATTGAAAAGCTTCTAATATGAACAAAACAAGGTGATGTATGACAACGGATAGTAAAATAAACGAAAATCGCTCCGGAGTTAAAACATCGTTTAATTTTACAGTTTGGTACTCATAACTTAGACCGAAGGAGAATTTAAATAAAAAAGGTCTGAAATAAGCTAAAGCTAAACAAGCTGTAGCATGAATTCCTCCTGAATTACTAAACATATCCATGATAAGACCTAACAAAAAACTTGCCAAAAGAAGTCCTGATTTGTTTCCGTTTACAGGATATAAAATGATAAATAACACGTAAGGAAACGGACTTATGAATCCAAAAAAATTCATGTTGTTGAAAACAATAATTTGAGTTGCCAAAAGCAAAACAAACCGAAAAATATTGACTAACAATGCGCTATTCATCTTTTTCTCTCTTTTCTAAATTAATAAGTTCTTCACGATTCTTGCTCTTGATGATATATACATGACCCAGATTAGTCATGTCATTAAATAATTTAACCTCTATTTTATAATAATGAGTTTCTTCGTCTGTATAAATTCTTTCAATAGTTCCAATATTAATATTTTCAGGAAAGATAACAGATTGACCTCCAGTTACAATAGTGTCTCCTTTTCGGATGGTGGCTAATCTAGGAACATCGATTAGTTGTACATAACCGGTACTTTTTCCGTCCCAAGTTAAAGAACCAAAATGGTCTGATTTCTTAATCTTAGCGTTAATAAGGGATTTTTTATTTAAAATACTGATAACAGTAGCATAATGAGCCGAAGTATTGTCAACAATCCCTACAATTCCTAAACTATTAATCACTCCCATGTCAGGTTTTACGCCTTGTAGTTCTCCCGAATTTAAGGTTAAATAATTTTCATAAACATTATAAGAATTGTGTATCACTTTTGAAACAATAATGTCTGAAGGTTTTACTCCTTTTAAACTGTCTAATTTTTTTATTTGAGTAGTATCTTTTTTATTAAACAGAAGGCTTTTTAAATTTGCATTTTCTAAAGCAAGCGCATCATTTTGTGTTCTTAAATTTAAATATTCATTGATGTTATTTGCTTTTTCATAAACACCACCGCTCAAAAAATTAGCAGAACTAATTATTTTACTTCTGTGAAAAGAGTGGGATTGAATAGTAAGGGCTAACGAAATGCCTAAAAGCAGCAAAAACAGTAAACGATTACTGTTTTTAAAAATAAAATTAAATATTTGCTGCATTTCTTAAATGTATAATGTAAATGATTGTTGTTTTTATTTAGAATCTAATTGTTGTATTGGGCCTTAAATCTAATGCCAAACGAACTTAGAAAAACGCATTACTTAATCAAAATACTTTTAAATTTCACAATGTTTTTAAGTGCCATTCCGGTTCCTCTAACTACTGCTCTTAATGGATCTTCGGCAATGTAAACAGGTAAATCTGTTTTTTGTGAAATTCTTTTATCAAGTCCTCTTAACATTGATCCTCCACCTGCAAGATAAATTCCTGTATTGTAGATATCCGCTGCTAACTCCGGAGGTGTTTGAGATAAAGTTTCCATTACAGCATCTTCAATTCTTTGAATAGATTTGTCTAATGCTTTTGCAATTTCTCTGTATGAAACTTCAACTTGTTTTGGTTTTCCTGTCAATAAATCTCTACCTTGGACTGACATGTCTTCTGGAGGGGTTTCTAAATCTTCGATAGCAGCTCCAATTTGTATTTTTATTTTCTCAGCAGTACTTTCTCCAACAAAAAGGTTGTGTTGGGTACGCATGTAATATACAATGTCATTTGTAAATACGTCACCGGCAATTTTTACCGATTTGTCACATACAATTCCGCCTAATGCAATTACAGCAATTTCAGTTGTTCCACCACCAATATCTACAATCATGTTTCCTTTAGGTTGCATGATGTCAATACCAATACCAATAGCCGCAGCCATAGGTTCGTGTATCAAATAAACTTCTTTACCGTTTACTCTTTCACAAGACTCTTTTACAGCTCTCATTTCCACTTCGGTAATACCGGAAGGGATACAAACAACCATTCGTAATGCGGGAGTAAACATTCTTTTTTTCAATGCAGGTATGCTTTTTATAAACATACTTATCATTTTTTCGGAAGCATCAAAATCTGCAATTACACCATCTTTCAAAGGTCTTATCGTCTTAATGTTTTCATGTGTTTTACCCTGCATCATGTTGGCTTCTTTACCAACAGCAATGATTTTTCCCGAAACTCTGTCTCGGGCAACTATAGATGGGCTGTCAATTACAACTTTATCATTATGAATGATTAAAGTGTTAGCGGTACCAAGGTCTATCGCAATATCCTCGGTCATGAAATCAAAAAATCCCATAAGTCTTTTAAGGGTTTAAAAAGTTATAAATAAGTAAAGCACAAAGTTAAACAAATTAATGTTTAAAATGACGCGTTCCAGTAAATACCATTGCAAGTTTATTTTCGTTACAATAATCAATGCTTAATTGGTCTTTAATAGAACCTCCAGGCTGAATTACAGCTGTTATTCCTGCATTTTTTGCAATCTCAACACAGTCAGGGAAAGGGAAGAAGGCATCACTTGCCATTGAAGCACCATGTAAGTCAAAACCAAAAGTTTTTGCTTTTTCAATCGCTTGCAACAGAGCATCAACACGAGAAGTTTGTCCTGTTCCAGATGAAATTAAGGTTCCGTTTTTTGCAAAAACAATCGTATTCGATTTGGTGTTTTTACAAACTTTCGAAGCAAAAATCAAATCTTCAATTTCTTGTTCAGTAGGAGCTGTTATAGTAACGGTCTTTAAGTCTGCTTTATTGTCGGTGATATTGTTTCTTTCCTGAACTAAAATTCCGTTTAGGCAGGTACGAACTTGTTTTTGTGGTAAGGCTACTTCATTTTGAATTAAAATAATTCTGTTTTTCTTTTCTTCCAAAATGGCAATAGCTTCAGCATCATAAGATGGCGCGATAACTACTTCGCAGAATAATTTATTTATTTCGGTTGCTGTTGCAACATCAATTTTTGTATTTGCAATCAAAACACCACCAAAAGCTGAAGTTGGGTCACAAGCCAAAGCAGCTAAATAGGCTTCGCTAATCGTATTTCTGCTGGCTAATCCACAAGCATTGTTGTGTTTCAAAATAGCGAAAGTTGGACCGTCGTTTTTGAATTCATTAATTAAATTCACGGCAGCATCTACATCAAGTAAGTTGTTATATGATAATTCTTTTCCGTGTACTTTATTAAACATAGCTTCAAAGTCACCAAAGAAAAATCCTTTTTGATGCGGGTTTTCTCCATATCGTAAGATTTGACCATTAGCAATACTTTGTTTATAAATAGTTTCGTCTGTGTTGAAATAATTAAAGATAGCGCTGTCGTAATGAGAAGAAACATGAAAAGCTTTTGTAGCTAATAATTTTCTGTCTGCAAGAGTTGTCGCTCCGTTTTGATTGGTAATTAAGTCCAAAAGTAAACTGTATTCATCAACTGAGGCTACAATTACGGTGTCTTTAAAGTTTTTTGCGGCAGCACGAATTAAGGAAATACCACCAATATCTATTTTTTCAATAATAGCTGACTCACTTGCTCCTGAAGCAACTGTTTTTTCGAATGGGTATAAATCAACAATTACTAAATCAATCTGTGGAATGTTGTATTCCTGCATTTGTTGCACATCACTTTCGTTGTCTTGACGGTTTAATATT
This region of Flavobacterium lacustre genomic DNA includes:
- the purH gene encoding bifunctional phosphoribosylaminoimidazolecarboxamide formyltransferase/IMP cyclohydrolase: MSTTKTIQSALISVFSKEGLEPIVQKLHSQNVTLYSTGGTEDFIKNLGIPVIPVEDVTSYPSILGGRVKTLHPKVFGGILNRQDNESDVQQMQEYNIPQIDLVIVDLYPFEKTVASGASESAIIEKIDIGGISLIRAAAKNFKDTVIVASVDEYSLLLDLITNQNGATTLADRKLLATKAFHVSSHYDSAIFNYFNTDETIYKQSIANGQILRYGENPHQKGFFFGDFEAMFNKVHGKELSYNNLLDVDAAVNLINEFKNDGPTFAILKHNNACGLASRNTISEAYLAALACDPTSAFGGVLIANTKIDVATATEINKLFCEVVIAPSYDAEAIAILEEKKNRIILIQNEVALPQKQVRTCLNGILVQERNNITDNKADLKTVTITAPTEQEIEDLIFASKVCKNTKSNTIVFAKNGTLISSGTGQTSRVDALLQAIEKAKTFGFDLHGASMASDAFFPFPDCVEIAKNAGITAVIQPGGSIKDQLSIDYCNENKLAMVFTGTRHFKH